From Candidatus Micropelagos thuwalensis, the proteins below share one genomic window:
- the acpS gene encoding holo-ACP synthase, translating into MILGIGSDLTDIRRITQSLEKYEDRFENRVFAEIEQTRARAQQSPAAAYAKRFAAKEACAKALGVGIRGLSGLKNMQNVEKEENASAENNPRAVGFKDILVENELNGRPILKLSGEAEARLHEMTPAGMTPEVHISLSDEGDYAMAFVILSAAQASH; encoded by the coding sequence ATGATTTTGGGTATTGGTAGTGATTTGACAGATATTCGACGTATCACGCAATCCTTGGAAAAATACGAGGATCGCTTTGAGAACCGTGTTTTTGCAGAGATTGAACAAACCCGCGCGCGGGCGCAGCAATCGCCTGCGGCCGCTTATGCTAAAAGATTCGCTGCGAAGGAAGCTTGCGCCAAGGCTTTAGGTGTTGGGATACGGGGCTTGAGTGGTCTCAAAAACATGCAGAACGTCGAAAAAGAAGAAAATGCGTCTGCAGAGAATAACCCTCGGGCTGTAGGTTTTAAGGATATCCTTGTGGAGAATGAATTAAACGGGCGGCCAATATTGAAACTTTCAGGTGAAGCTGAAGCAAGACTTCATGAGATGACCCCGGCAGGCATGACACCAGAAGTTCATATCAGTCTATCTGATGAGGGTGATTATGCGATGGCGTTTGTTATTCTTTCTGCCGCACAGGCATCACATTAA
- the smpB gene encoding SsrA-binding protein SmpB has protein sequence MSAKNGGRKKKADGISGVISENRRARYDYQIEDTFEAGLVLRGTEVKSLRLGKANLAHAYVQLDQAEAHLINADIPEYHAGNRFNHKATQPRKLLLHRREISKLAAAVQRAGATVVPLKLYFNDYGIAKLLIGLGTGRKKADKRDNEKRRDWQRDKARLMRERG, from the coding sequence ATGTCTGCAAAAAATGGCGGACGCAAGAAAAAGGCTGACGGCATTTCAGGTGTTATTTCTGAAAACAGGCGTGCGCGATATGATTATCAGATTGAGGATACATTTGAGGCAGGTCTTGTTCTACGAGGCACCGAGGTCAAAAGTCTGCGTCTAGGCAAAGCAAATCTTGCCCATGCCTATGTTCAACTCGATCAGGCCGAAGCGCATCTGATTAATGCTGACATACCTGAATATCACGCAGGTAATAGGTTTAATCATAAGGCTACTCAGCCTAGAAAACTTCTCTTGCATCGCCGCGAAATCAGCAAATTAGCGGCAGCTGTGCAACGTGCTGGTGCAACAGTTGTACCTTTAAAACTTTATTTCAATGATTATGGCATTGCCAAGCTTTTGATTGGATTGGGAACAGGGCGAAAAAAAGCCGATAAACGCGACAATGAAAAACGCCGAGACTGGCAACGCGATAAAGCAAGATTGATGCGCGAAAGAGGCTAA
- a CDS encoding uracil-DNA glycosylase, whose product MNNSSDSNAEAKKNCQLCPRLVDYRHANRTEHPDWFNGAVPSFGQENAEVLIVGLAPGVTGANRTGRPFTGDWAGDLLYATLAKFNLSKGQYDRRTDDGLRLKKVMITNAVRCVPPQNKPTPAEIKTCRPFLTARLNTLPHLKVILALGKIAHDSTIAALGLRLKDYPFGHANRHDIPVDETMTRPPVIFDSYHCSRYNTNTRRLTPEMFENVFEKICAELN is encoded by the coding sequence ATGAATAATTCATCCGACTCAAATGCAGAGGCAAAAAAAAATTGCCAGCTATGCCCTCGCCTTGTGGACTATCGACACGCTAATCGAACAGAGCATCCCGACTGGTTTAATGGCGCTGTTCCCTCTTTCGGGCAAGAGAATGCCGAAGTTCTAATCGTCGGCCTCGCCCCTGGTGTGACCGGCGCCAACCGCACAGGGCGCCCTTTCACCGGCGATTGGGCTGGTGATTTACTCTACGCCACTCTTGCGAAATTCAATCTTTCCAAAGGTCAATATGATCGGCGTACGGATGATGGCCTGAGACTCAAAAAAGTGATGATTACAAACGCTGTCCGTTGTGTACCACCACAAAACAAACCGACACCTGCAGAGATAAAAACATGCCGTCCTTTTCTTACCGCCAGACTAAATACCCTGCCACATTTAAAGGTCATTCTAGCATTGGGTAAAATCGCGCATGACAGCACCATTGCAGCATTAGGTTTGCGTTTAAAGGATTACCCTTTCGGGCATGCAAATAGGCATGATATCCCGGTTGATGAGACCATGACCCGCCCACCCGTCATATTCGATAGCTATCACTGCTCACGTTATAACACGAATACCCGCAGGCTAACGCCTGAGATGTTTGAGAATGTGTTCGAAAAAATCTGCGCAGAACTGAACTAA
- the pyrE gene encoding orotate phosphoribosyltransferase, which translates to MKSEAVLKLFRDWGALLDGHFILSSGLHSRNYLQCARVLMDAKRAARLCKALAGKVKQEINKEIDYVVSPAMGGVIVGYEMGRQLGVPAMFLERENGKFTFRRGFELETIQGRKPRVLMVEDIVTTGLSSKEAISAIREHGGSVVGATCLINRSGGKAKIGVKLLSLADLEIETFQPKNVPADLKSVKAIKPGSRSLGK; encoded by the coding sequence ATGAAATCTGAAGCTGTATTAAAACTGTTTCGAGACTGGGGCGCGCTGCTTGATGGGCATTTCATTCTTTCTTCAGGCCTACATAGCCGGAATTATCTTCAATGTGCCCGCGTGTTAATGGACGCAAAGCGCGCAGCACGGCTATGCAAAGCACTGGCAGGTAAAGTTAAACAAGAAATTAATAAAGAGATTGATTATGTAGTTTCTCCCGCTATGGGTGGCGTGATTGTCGGCTATGAAATGGGACGGCAATTAGGTGTGCCAGCAATGTTCCTTGAGCGCGAAAATGGCAAATTCACTTTTCGTCGTGGTTTTGAGCTTGAGACAATTCAAGGGCGAAAGCCCAGAGTTTTGATGGTGGAAGACATCGTTACCACCGGGCTTTCATCTAAGGAGGCCATATCAGCGATTAGGGAGCATGGCGGTTCGGTTGTTGGTGCGACATGCCTTATCAACCGTTCAGGTGGTAAGGCAAAAATCGGCGTTAAACTCCTTTCACTTGCCGATTTGGAAATTGAAACTTTTCAGCCCAAAAACGTGCCTGCAGATTTAAAATCCGTAAAAGCCATTAAGCCCGGCAGTCGGTCATTGGGGAAATAA
- a CDS encoding RelA/SpoT family protein gives MMRQFELVDKVSGYLSNLDETLLNQAYVFTVKKHGDQKRASGDPYFSHPVEVAGILTELKLDEPTIVTGLLHDTLEDTDATYEELQKLFGEEVAQLVDGVTKLSKLELTADQNKQAENFRKLLVSTANDIRVLIVKLADRLHNMRTLHYIQDPSRKQRIAQETLEIYAPLAGRMGIQSFREELEDLSFKMLKPQGYNLISEKLAALKAERSDMLDSIAYDLKNLLTEEDVDAAVEGREKSPFSIWRKMENKSISLEQLSDIFGFRVIVDTEADCYRALGAVHRKWQFVPGRFKDYISVPKTNNYRSLHTTIIGPNRQRVEIQIRTSEMHTIAQNGVAAHWLYKDSDDDRRKVFEDIKPFKWLQELVDQLKIANTAEEFLEDTKMELFHDQVFCFTPKGRIIALPKGATPLDFAYAVHTEVGNSCAGARVNGNITPIRTVLRNGDEVEIIRAEGQLPSANWESIVVTGKARAAIRHHLRENEHLAHIKTGREIIASVFQAEKKSNDDNHLERALVPFECETLDDLYAMVGAGQVSGTEVFRKVYPDQKSPGMLVTALNAITSKVGSDGNKNAPVIGGDSFSAIKFAPETFPLPGDRIVGIMTPGEGVMVYPISSPLLQDYEAELDRWLPLKWDDEASHGRMYDTRLSLTVANKIGALAIISRTIGEFGANISNLSMNQRDEDFCLLEMDLEVRDLNHVKEIISALRGSRLVNRVKRVVA, from the coding sequence ATGATGCGTCAATTTGAGCTTGTTGACAAAGTCTCAGGTTATCTCAGCAATCTTGATGAAACCCTTCTTAATCAGGCCTATGTGTTTACCGTTAAGAAACATGGTGACCAGAAGCGCGCGTCTGGTGATCCCTATTTTTCACACCCTGTCGAAGTGGCCGGTATATTAACAGAATTAAAGTTAGACGAGCCAACCATTGTCACGGGTCTCCTTCATGATACGCTTGAGGATACGGATGCAACTTATGAGGAGTTGCAAAAGCTTTTTGGTGAGGAAGTCGCGCAATTAGTTGATGGCGTTACCAAACTTTCTAAGCTTGAGCTTACTGCCGATCAAAATAAACAAGCAGAAAATTTCCGTAAATTATTGGTGTCGACTGCGAATGATATTCGTGTCCTGATTGTTAAGCTGGCTGACCGTCTGCACAATATGCGGACATTGCATTATATTCAGGACCCTTCGCGCAAACAGCGCATCGCGCAGGAGACATTAGAGATATACGCGCCGCTGGCAGGGCGAATGGGCATTCAATCCTTTCGTGAGGAACTGGAGGACCTCTCCTTTAAAATGTTAAAGCCGCAAGGCTATAACTTGATTTCCGAGAAACTGGCAGCGCTTAAAGCCGAGCGCAGCGACATGTTGGACAGTATCGCTTATGATTTAAAAAATCTGCTCACTGAGGAAGATGTTGACGCCGCTGTGGAAGGCCGTGAAAAGAGCCCATTTTCAATTTGGCGAAAAATGGAAAATAAATCTATCTCTCTTGAGCAACTCTCAGATATTTTTGGTTTCCGCGTTATTGTCGATACGGAGGCTGACTGTTACCGAGCACTCGGCGCCGTTCACAGGAAATGGCAATTTGTTCCGGGGCGCTTTAAAGATTATATTTCAGTGCCTAAGACAAATAATTATCGATCACTTCATACCACGATTATCGGCCCAAACCGGCAGCGCGTTGAAATTCAAATTCGTACGTCTGAAATGCACACAATTGCTCAAAATGGTGTCGCCGCCCACTGGCTTTACAAGGACAGCGATGACGATCGAAGAAAAGTTTTTGAAGATATCAAGCCGTTTAAATGGCTTCAGGAACTTGTCGACCAGCTGAAAATTGCTAACACCGCAGAGGAATTTCTCGAAGATACCAAAATGGAACTTTTCCATGATCAGGTTTTTTGTTTTACCCCTAAAGGGAGAATTATCGCCCTGCCGAAAGGCGCGACACCGCTTGACTTTGCTTATGCGGTTCACACCGAAGTTGGTAATAGCTGTGCGGGCGCACGAGTGAATGGGAATATCACGCCCATTAGAACTGTTCTGCGTAATGGTGATGAAGTTGAGATTATCCGTGCTGAAGGGCAATTGCCTTCGGCAAATTGGGAAAGCATTGTGGTGACTGGTAAAGCGCGTGCAGCTATTCGTCATCATCTACGCGAGAATGAGCATCTGGCACATATCAAGACTGGGCGGGAAATCATCGCGAGTGTGTTTCAGGCGGAAAAGAAAAGTAATGACGATAATCACCTTGAACGCGCACTAGTGCCGTTTGAATGTGAAACTCTGGATGATCTTTACGCTATGGTCGGCGCAGGGCAGGTGTCAGGTACCGAGGTTTTCAGGAAAGTATATCCTGACCAGAAATCACCTGGAATGCTTGTGACTGCGCTAAATGCCATTACGTCGAAAGTGGGCAGTGACGGCAATAAAAATGCCCCTGTTATTGGTGGTGACTCATTCTCAGCAATAAAATTTGCGCCTGAAACCTTCCCCCTGCCTGGTGATCGTATTGTCGGTATTATGACTCCCGGTGAAGGGGTGATGGTATATCCAATATCTTCACCCCTGCTCCAAGATTATGAGGCTGAACTGGATAGATGGTTGCCGTTGAAGTGGGATGATGAAGCCAGTCATGGTCGCATGTATGATACGCGCCTCTCGCTAACCGTAGCAAATAAGATTGGCGCACTTGCGATTATTTCCCGAACAATTGGTGAATTTGGTGCGAATATTTCTAACTTATCCATGAACCAACGTGATGAAGATTTCTGCTTGCTTGAAATGGATTTGGAGGTACGCGATTTAAATCATGTTAAAGAAATAATTTCTGCATTAAGGGGAAGCCGCCTCGTGAATCGCGTTAAAAGAGTTGTAGCTTAG
- a CDS encoding DUF2062 domain-containing protein: MFKRRRPLDSLSQFREWIWPRAGWYRASQYVLHRLLRLKGDVHSIALGLAIGAGVSASPFMGTHFATAALLAWFFGGNILASAIGTWVGNPFTFPFIWLSTFNTGNFLLGRGFDDNAFPEISLENIFMSPLEIFGPIIVPMTIGAFPVGVLITVLTYIPSNILINLYKTKKAERAVKKKNVNSSL, from the coding sequence ATGTTCAAGAGACGGCGGCCGCTAGACAGTTTAAGTCAGTTTCGTGAGTGGATTTGGCCTCGGGCAGGGTGGTATCGAGCGTCACAATATGTTTTGCATAGATTGTTGCGTTTAAAAGGAGATGTTCACAGTATCGCTCTTGGGCTTGCTATTGGCGCGGGTGTATCGGCCTCTCCATTTATGGGAACTCATTTTGCGACGGCGGCATTACTCGCGTGGTTTTTCGGGGGTAATATTCTTGCTTCGGCTATCGGCACATGGGTTGGCAATCCGTTCACTTTTCCTTTTATCTGGTTATCTACATTTAATACGGGCAATTTTTTGCTGGGGCGGGGATTTGACGATAATGCGTTTCCGGAGATTTCGCTGGAGAATATATTTATGTCGCCGCTTGAGATATTCGGTCCAATTATTGTCCCAATGACTATTGGAGCCTTCCCTGTGGGTGTTTTAATCACTGTTTTGACCTATATACCCTCTAATATTTTGATAAATTTATACAAAACGAAAAAGGCAGAACGTGCAGTTAAGAAAAAAAACGTTAATTCCAGTCTCTGA
- a CDS encoding pyridoxine 5'-phosphate synthase translates to MSSQMTDNAKFNVRLGVNIDHVATIRNARGGEHPDPVRAAVLAAEAGADGITAHLREDRRHISDADIERLSTEINLPLNLEMAATEEMLNIALRHKPHAVCIVPEKRQEVTTEGGLDVAAEHKVLAPIVDKLANAGCRVSLFIDPDPVQVAVSKALGAAVVELHTGSYCEAHTAGHETKKVSELERLIASAAMAHQAGLEVHAGHGLCFETVQPVAAIEGMRELNIGHFMIGEAIFEGLENVIRKMRCLIDAADRSPLVSPELKSVEL, encoded by the coding sequence ATGAGCAGTCAAATGACAGATAATGCGAAATTTAATGTAAGATTAGGCGTGAATATTGATCACGTTGCGACCATTCGCAATGCGCGTGGTGGTGAGCATCCTGATCCAGTAAGAGCTGCCGTGCTTGCTGCGGAAGCCGGAGCGGATGGTATCACTGCACATCTAAGAGAAGACAGGCGTCATATCTCTGATGCAGATATTGAACGGCTATCCACTGAAATTAATTTACCGCTTAATTTGGAAATGGCGGCTACGGAAGAAATGCTGAATATTGCCCTGCGTCACAAACCACATGCAGTTTGTATTGTGCCGGAAAAACGCCAGGAAGTGACCACTGAAGGTGGGCTGGATGTTGCGGCGGAGCATAAGGTGCTTGCGCCCATTGTAGACAAACTTGCAAATGCCGGGTGTCGCGTATCGTTATTCATTGACCCTGATCCTGTGCAGGTAGCGGTGTCAAAGGCATTGGGTGCAGCTGTTGTCGAGTTACACACAGGGTCTTATTGCGAAGCACATACTGCAGGTCATGAGACAAAAAAAGTATCTGAGCTTGAACGTTTGATCGCTTCAGCGGCTATGGCGCATCAGGCTGGTCTTGAAGTTCATGCCGGTCATGGTTTGTGTTTTGAAACGGTTCAGCCGGTAGCGGCAATCGAAGGTATGCGTGAATTAAATATCGGGCATTTCATGATTGGTGAGGCTATTTTTGAAGGGCTTGAAAATGTTATCCGTAAAATGCGTTGCTTGATTGATGCGGCGGATAGGTCGCCTCTAGTCTCTCCTGAACTCAAATCAGTGGAGTTGTAA
- a CDS encoding mitochondrial fission ELM1 family protein has protein sequence MNMKIWGISNGSKGSDIQLEAISRALSQDVSYFHANLSFPWSAVAPYKIAELGFVGDKRFKPPFPDMVIACGRRAVPAARYLKRRSAGKCFTVFLQNPIINPKVFDFVWAPAHDEVTGDNVMTTILGPHGLTHESLKSEVASWQKRLSPSIVDGKIVGILIGGPNKYYDFDKLEMQNLASNLLMLAQQGHRLIISLSSRSREDYVNILRKTLADHDYYLWHGKGDNPYKAILGIADHLIVTGDSVNMIGEACFPGVPVQVYFLRGHSRRFNRFYEHLLARDYVKPFEGKLESWDYEPRNATDDIVAKILDAYHEHQIK, from the coding sequence ATGAATATGAAAATTTGGGGTATTTCTAACGGGAGTAAAGGTAGTGACATTCAACTTGAGGCAATATCCAGAGCCTTAAGCCAAGACGTGTCTTATTTCCACGCCAATCTGTCTTTTCCATGGAGCGCTGTTGCGCCCTATAAAATAGCAGAATTAGGTTTTGTTGGAGATAAAAGATTTAAACCACCATTCCCGGATATGGTTATTGCGTGTGGTCGTCGTGCTGTTCCAGCTGCACGCTATCTAAAGCGTCGTTCTGCGGGGAAATGTTTTACGGTCTTTTTGCAAAACCCAATTATTAATCCAAAAGTGTTTGATTTTGTCTGGGCACCTGCACATGACGAAGTTACAGGCGATAATGTCATGACAACAATTTTGGGGCCGCATGGGTTAACTCATGAGAGTTTAAAAAGTGAAGTCGCAAGCTGGCAGAAGAGGCTTAGTCCTTCAATAGTTGATGGCAAAATAGTTGGAATTTTGATTGGTGGGCCAAACAAGTATTACGATTTTGATAAACTAGAAATGCAAAATTTAGCATCCAATCTTTTGATGTTGGCTCAACAGGGGCATCGATTAATTATCAGTTTGTCCAGCAGATCCCGCGAAGATTATGTGAATATTCTGAGAAAGACACTTGCTGACCATGATTACTATTTATGGCATGGCAAGGGAGACAACCCCTATAAAGCGATCTTAGGTATTGCTGACCATCTTATTGTTACAGGTGATAGTGTGAACATGATTGGCGAGGCGTGCTTCCCGGGTGTGCCGGTTCAGGTTTACTTTTTGCGCGGTCACTCGCGGCGCTTTAACCGTTTTTATGAGCATTTGCTGGCGCGGGATTATGTTAAGCCCTTTGAAGGAAAACTTGAAAGCTGGGATTATGAACCGCGTAATGCTACCGATGACATCGTGGCCAAAATTCTTGATGCTTATCATGAGCATCAGATCAAATAA
- the lepB gene encoding signal peptidase I, which yields MSEDNLNPAKDKEDFKQNFSDNIWIALQALIIAILFRSLLFQPFSIPSGSMLPTLLIGDYLFVSKYSYGYSKHSLPFSPPLFSDRIMGQDVTRGDVIVFKLPRDNRTDYIKRVVGLPGDTIQVQNGQLYLNGSAVAREKIEDFVSPQADGEDLKITQYVETLPNGVRYRTLDLVENGRGDNTAIFNVPQGYYFVMGDNRDNSMDSRFSRAVGFVPYENIVGRAEVKFFSVNHLGVFWRVWEWPVNIRWVRIFEAVE from the coding sequence ATGTCTGAAGATAATCTAAACCCCGCCAAAGATAAGGAAGATTTTAAGCAAAATTTTTCTGACAATATCTGGATTGCGCTTCAGGCGCTGATTATCGCGATATTGTTCCGTTCGCTTTTGTTTCAACCTTTTAGCATCCCTTCCGGGTCAATGTTGCCGACACTGTTAATTGGTGATTACTTATTTGTTTCAAAATATAGCTATGGCTACTCAAAACATAGTTTGCCTTTTTCCCCGCCCCTTTTTTCTGATCGCATAATGGGTCAAGATGTAACGCGAGGTGATGTCATTGTTTTTAAACTACCGCGTGACAACCGTACCGATTATATCAAGCGCGTCGTTGGCCTGCCCGGGGATACAATACAAGTACAGAATGGACAGCTTTATCTCAATGGGAGTGCCGTTGCGCGCGAGAAGATTGAGGATTTTGTGTCCCCCCAAGCCGACGGGGAAGATCTGAAGATTACACAATATGTTGAAACCCTTCCCAATGGTGTTCGTTACCGGACGCTTGATTTGGTGGAAAATGGTCGCGGCGACAACACGGCAATTTTTAATGTTCCGCAAGGTTATTATTTTGTGATGGGTGATAATCGGGACAATTCTATGGATAGTCGCTTTTCGCGTGCCGTTGGATTTGTGCCGTATGAGAATATTGTTGGTCGTGCCGAGGTGAAATTTTTCTCAGTCAATCATCTAGGGGTTTTTTGGAGGGTCTGGGAATGGCCGGTCAATATTCGATGGGTCCGCATTTTTGAGGCCGTTGAGTGA
- the folK gene encoding 2-amino-4-hydroxy-6-hydroxymethyldihydropteridine diphosphokinase: MILVGIGSNLSGRMGTPIETVKESLTVLQANGMNILACSEFYNTPPVGPPGQGDYVNLVVRVSSVLMPHGLLDRLQLIESQFGRQRSVKWGARTLDLDMLDWHGHQMQGRLNLPHPELTKRGFVLRPLMDVAPEWRDPKTGKSIGVLWNSLGITERLKIVKL; the protein is encoded by the coding sequence ATGATACTTGTGGGCATTGGTTCCAATCTATCAGGCAGGATGGGCACGCCGATTGAAACCGTTAAGGAAAGCCTGACTGTCTTGCAAGCAAATGGGATGAACATTCTTGCCTGTTCAGAATTTTATAATACACCTCCTGTCGGCCCGCCTGGCCAGGGTGATTATGTAAACTTAGTCGTGCGGGTTAGCAGTGTTCTGATGCCTCACGGTCTTTTGGATAGACTTCAGCTTATTGAAAGTCAATTCGGGCGACAAAGAAGTGTTAAGTGGGGCGCGCGTACGCTTGATCTAGATATGCTGGATTGGCACGGGCATCAAATGCAGGGTCGTTTAAATCTTCCTCATCCTGAGCTAACTAAGCGTGGGTTTGTGCTGAGGCCACTTATGGATGTTGCACCTGAATGGCGCGACCCTAAAACTGGCAAGTCAATTGGTGTTCTTTGGAATAGCCTTGGTATCACAGAACGGCTTAAAATAGTGAAGTTATAG
- the dapA gene encoding 4-hydroxy-tetrahydrodipicolinate synthase has translation MSDMMSSDPKVAKFNGSNVALITPFQDGKIDVETLVKLVEHQISSGTHGLVPCGTTGESPTLSHEEHLQVIEIVIETAAGRVPIIAGTGSNSTAEALAFTCHAEKAGADAALVVTPYYNKPTQAGLTAHFSAINDAVDSLPIFIYNIPGRSVIDMSVETMASLSKLQNIAGVKDATGDLNRVSLQRQACGEEFIQLSGEDGTALGFNAHGGVGCISVTANVAPALCAEFQSACLAGDMPKALEIQDRLIPLHHALFLEASPAPVKFAAAELGLCSEELRLPLVPVTEPTKKAVRQALIHAGLA, from the coding sequence ATGTCAGACATGATGAGTTCAGACCCTAAGGTCGCTAAATTTAATGGTTCCAACGTCGCTTTGATTACGCCGTTCCAAGATGGCAAAATTGACGTTGAGACACTTGTTAAGCTGGTGGAACATCAAATTTCTTCCGGCACGCATGGTTTAGTGCCTTGCGGTACCACTGGAGAGTCGCCAACTTTAAGTCATGAGGAACATCTGCAAGTTATTGAGATTGTGATTGAAACGGCTGCTGGGCGCGTGCCTATAATAGCTGGTACAGGCTCGAACTCGACTGCTGAGGCACTGGCTTTCACTTGCCATGCTGAAAAAGCTGGCGCTGATGCTGCACTGGTTGTCACACCTTATTATAATAAGCCGACACAGGCCGGACTAACTGCTCATTTCTCAGCAATAAATGATGCTGTCGACAGCCTTCCCATTTTTATCTACAATATTCCTGGTCGGTCGGTTATCGATATGAGTGTTGAGACCATGGCAAGCTTGTCAAAGTTACAAAATATTGCCGGTGTAAAAGATGCAACCGGTGACCTGAATAGGGTCAGCTTGCAAAGACAGGCTTGTGGTGAGGAATTTATCCAGCTTTCTGGGGAAGATGGCACGGCACTTGGGTTTAATGCTCACGGCGGTGTTGGGTGTATTTCTGTGACCGCCAATGTGGCCCCAGCCCTATGCGCTGAATTTCAGTCCGCGTGTCTTGCTGGTGATATGCCAAAAGCACTTGAGATTCAGGATCGTCTAATTCCTCTCCACCATGCGTTGTTTCTGGAGGCTAGCCCTGCGCCTGTAAAATTTGCAGCCGCAGAGCTCGGTTTATGTTCTGAGGAATTGCGTTTACCTCTTGTGCCTGTGACCGAGCCGACAAAAAAAGCGGTTCGGCAGGCTCTTATTCATGCTGGATTGGCATAA
- the rpoZ gene encoding DNA-directed RNA polymerase subunit omega yields MARVTVEDCVDKIPNRFELVLFSAHRARGMSAGSEILVERDNDKNPVVALREIADEKLEPDDLREQLVSSMQRQVDVDEPEADMQVMAPQLAPAETVETDVEAGEEALQEVSAPPMAEEDILAALQEMEQTASKGSSSSSNHDKGNDY; encoded by the coding sequence ATGGCACGTGTTACCGTTGAAGACTGTGTTGACAAAATTCCCAATCGTTTTGAATTGGTTCTGTTTTCTGCTCACCGCGCCCGGGGCATGTCTGCTGGCTCAGAAATTCTTGTAGAGCGTGATAATGATAAAAACCCAGTCGTCGCCCTTCGTGAAATAGCCGACGAAAAACTTGAACCAGATGATTTGCGCGAGCAATTGGTTTCATCCATGCAACGTCAGGTGGATGTTGATGAGCCGGAAGCTGACATGCAAGTTATGGCTCCTCAACTCGCTCCAGCTGAAACAGTTGAGACAGATGTTGAGGCGGGTGAAGAAGCCTTACAAGAGGTCTCTGCCCCTCCAATGGCTGAAGAAGACATTCTTGCTGCCCTCCAAGAAATGGAGCAAACGGCCTCTAAAGGATCCAGCAGTAGTTCCAATCATGACAAGGGTAACGATTACTGA